A genomic region of Aquipuribacter hungaricus contains the following coding sequences:
- a CDS encoding DUF4913 domain-containing protein: protein MTTDATSAAGDAPGTVTAAGDTAAGAAVVDGEADVGEPGVQEFDGEPVDLGEDAPASTYYPNAAEWVERWLLPHYKRDPASHRWDPRWWEYTEVVARLEALWRAWEYLRTDGMTGPALFFRDFLDPTMRELTAADGPFWDVSDIHDRTLPQVWPHEPPPAGLFDDAPDEQ, encoded by the coding sequence ATGACCACCGACGCCACCTCAGCCGCCGGCGACGCCCCCGGGACCGTCACAGCAGCCGGCGACACCGCGGCCGGTGCGGCCGTTGTGGACGGCGAAGCTGACGTCGGCGAGCCCGGCGTGCAGGAGTTCGACGGCGAGCCCGTCGATTTAGGCGAGGACGCCCCGGCCAGCACCTACTACCCCAACGCCGCGGAGTGGGTCGAGCGCTGGCTGCTGCCGCACTACAAGCGCGACCCCGCCAGCCACCGGTGGGACCCCCGCTGGTGGGAGTACACCGAGGTCGTCGCCCGCCTGGAGGCCCTGTGGCGGGCGTGGGAGTACCTGCGGACCGACGGCATGACCGGCCCCGCGCTGTTCTTCCGCGACTTCCTCGACCCCACCATGCGGGAGCTCACCGCCGCCGACGGCCCGTTCTGGGACGTCAGCGACATCCACGACCGGACGCTGCCCCAGGTGTGGCCGCACGAGCCCCCACCCGCGGGCCTGTTCGACGACGCCCCCGACGAGCAGTGA